From Stigmatella erecta, one genomic window encodes:
- a CDS encoding YdeI/OmpD-associated family protein, with amino-acid sequence MALKKTPAGELPVMAFAHPRAWTAWLDAHHASSKGVWLKLAKKGSGVASVTYAEALEVALAWGWIDGQRKGHDEAAFLQKFTPRGPRSIWSKINREKVLALIEAGAMKPAGLAAVERAKQDGRWEAAYDSPSRAVVPEDFLTALNTNPKAQAFFQTLNAANRYAISFRLQTAKKAETRARRIALFVEMLARHEKLHP; translated from the coding sequence ATGGCATTGAAGAAGACACCCGCTGGGGAGCTGCCGGTCATGGCCTTCGCGCACCCGCGCGCCTGGACGGCCTGGCTCGACGCCCACCATGCCTCCTCGAAGGGGGTGTGGCTGAAGCTCGCCAAGAAGGGCTCGGGCGTCGCGTCGGTCACCTACGCGGAGGCGCTGGAGGTGGCGCTCGCCTGGGGGTGGATCGACGGACAGCGGAAGGGGCATGACGAGGCCGCCTTCCTCCAGAAGTTCACCCCCCGGGGGCCCCGGAGCATCTGGTCGAAGATCAACCGGGAGAAGGTGCTGGCGCTCATCGAGGCCGGAGCGATGAAGCCCGCGGGCCTCGCGGCGGTGGAGCGGGCGAAGCAGGACGGCCGCTGGGAGGCCGCCTACGACTCGCCGAGCCGGGCGGTGGTCCCCGAGGACTTCCTGACGGCCCTGAACACGAACCCCAAGGCCCAGGCCTTCTTCCAGACGCTGAACGCGGCCAACCGCTACGCCATCTCCTTCCGGCTCCAGACGGCCAAGAAGGCCGAGACCCGGGCCCGGCGCATCGCCCTCTTCGTGGAGATGCTCGCCCGGCACGAAAAGCTCCACCCATGA
- a CDS encoding expansin EXLX1 family cellulose-binding protein, which produces MRFGKAFSARALLVAGVLSLAACSDSDEGGDGGGGGGGGDGVGLGKDPKPGKVNSYETEGDGSCSFGVPVGEKLVAALNTTEFSGAAVCGACAEVDGPNGKVIARIVDVCPACAPDLMLLSQEAYSKVASGGEVSMNWKLVACKVDGPVRYHIKEGSGPYSYFAIQVRNHKVPIKSLEVMRATGWETLTRENYNYFVGNALGSPPLKVRITGTTGEVLEDTLNFAFSSDGVQLDGAAQFK; this is translated from the coding sequence ATGCGATTTGGAAAGGCTTTTTCAGCGCGCGCGCTGCTCGTGGCGGGAGTGCTGTCTTTGGCGGCTTGCTCTGACAGTGACGAAGGCGGTGATGGTGGCGGCGGGGGCGGCGGCGGCGACGGCGTGGGCCTGGGCAAGGACCCCAAGCCTGGAAAGGTCAACAGCTACGAGACCGAGGGGGATGGCAGCTGCAGCTTCGGCGTGCCCGTGGGCGAGAAGCTCGTCGCGGCGCTGAACACCACCGAGTTCTCGGGAGCAGCGGTCTGTGGCGCCTGTGCCGAGGTGGATGGCCCCAATGGCAAGGTGATCGCCCGCATCGTGGATGTCTGCCCGGCGTGCGCGCCCGACCTGATGTTGCTCAGCCAGGAGGCCTACTCGAAGGTCGCCTCCGGCGGCGAGGTGTCGATGAACTGGAAGCTGGTGGCCTGCAAGGTGGATGGCCCCGTGCGCTACCACATCAAGGAAGGCAGCGGCCCCTACTCCTACTTCGCGATCCAGGTGCGCAACCACAAGGTGCCCATCAAGAGCCTGGAGGTGATGCGGGCCACGGGCTGGGAGACCCTGACGCGCGAGAACTACAACTACTTCGTCGGCAATGCCCTGGGGTCCCCGCCGCTCAAGGTGCGCATCACCGGCACTACGGGCGAGGTGTTGGAGGACACCCTGAACTTCGCCTTCAGCAGTGACGGGGTTCAGCTCGACGGCGCGGCCCAGTTCAAGTAG
- a CDS encoding translocation/assembly module TamB domain-containing protein, whose amino-acid sequence MRRSVWGVLGLVAVVLLLVAGVLVYATSPAGEGWILQKGLSIANAQFTGKLEAGAVDLRLTGVTLRDVKIYTPEGELAAEVARVDANLSLLPLVGQHVVVRSAHVERPRLYLVQDERGLNLLRALEPREPKPEEPDTGRGSLRLTVKDFRLEDGYVDFQAEAAEGAEAQHVRLEDFDASGAASYAAAKVAFDARLEATGGLALPVSGPVKLSLRGQGEEENLSADVNLTIAGLEAVARGGMRGMSDLWAEIQRVSLAPETARAFVPTYPLLVPVTLQGNGQKQGDVARTNLEVKAGKASVHLDGSFNLLTMRSDGVSLKARDIDLSELVENGPPTAIVANLSARGGGTSLETLDGDVELTVSPSKFREQPLGPVDLRASAKDGHYTLSHLRVLVPGASLDARGQGTLDNIQLKGSLSASDLAVLGQTVGKLGPGPALPLSGSGALDFQVKGPLRTPAMTASGTFSSLAYADTALKDFNLKASLPDVTQPLSVDASLVVGELSTGGRTFQNLSATVVTQDRDLKASVSTQGEVELNLSLAGLVDTDQQGLAVNALTLAYPEATWRLQSPSHVRFGGGRIEVKPTLTLASDAQRLAVQLLMQGERVDARVDVGALDLSRLPRAFVPESMGLGGTLSAQLSAKGPLSRPDATYAVSLADGRFQQYTGLGLELKGTYVKDTAQGTLSAQVPAAQLNADFKVPVQAVLKRRKDELNLQVELSRLDVAEVMKLANRPEPVKGQLTGLLKVTGSARDPKLEFTLNGQGLEANEMLPGRRPLKPIGFKLVAASQASDGTLDVRLDVTDLGKEAFVTLDTPFTLGQLIAKPPTADEVMRTVVALEAQLSEVPVRLLARVAGFRGRGTEGTLSLKLGLNGSVLVPQGQLELSAQGAAFNGQRPLDARLTVRGEGKDTRMELTAQQLAPDGQKRPLMDLSAVVSAPLGALQDPDVIGWVPFQVKGRIHPTPLVDLPGLAGEGSPLPQRVKGLLSLELNAAGTPAAPKIDLTAGLQDLGIDEKALGQARFHYAYANARSNADALLTSPTGGTLLVETQVPLDLSLHGMKQAPDMNTVPLDVTLRARRFDLAFLGGLHEMVRDLGGELEADARVAGQLGAPTLKGKVNWKDGKIGLMGFGSYRDIRLALDVTEERLQLQELFARSGSGELKLTADAKAQRGTFELTGKAHLKDFPVVSDDQLLAIVTMRADLKGTLQEQLVNIRDFNIAEATVELPEIKRKDLQPLEKAQDIVLVRNGLLVNKRRKPATPSSTTGTGGTGGTGTAGTVEENEQEEKPEALRTYEVHVRAPNRIRVRGSDVNVEVGMPLNDVYISYKNEAEIFGTIRVIGGRVDAMGRRLDIQRNSEVRFGGPPLAPYLNLTAEHNNERENVKIFIHVRGQGKDFTIEPTSEPPMSETEIYTLLATGRSTLERNSGASMSAGAQAASVVGSLVASQAKQALSAELPLDVFSIEAGDSGGLQGTRLEVGKYISDKIYVGYTGRVGEVANERQNSNAVRFEYQFHPSWSLEANYGDARSGGLDLIWSKDY is encoded by the coding sequence GTGCGACGCTCGGTGTGGGGCGTGCTGGGACTGGTGGCCGTGGTCCTGCTGCTCGTGGCGGGGGTGCTCGTCTATGCCACCTCTCCGGCCGGAGAGGGGTGGATCCTCCAGAAGGGCCTGTCCATCGCCAACGCGCAGTTCACGGGCAAGCTGGAGGCGGGCGCCGTGGACCTGCGGCTCACGGGCGTCACCCTGCGGGACGTGAAAATCTACACGCCCGAGGGCGAGCTGGCGGCCGAGGTGGCGCGGGTGGACGCGAACCTGTCGCTGCTGCCGCTGGTGGGCCAGCACGTCGTGGTGCGCTCGGCGCACGTGGAGCGCCCGCGCCTGTACCTCGTGCAGGATGAGCGGGGCCTGAACCTCCTGCGGGCGCTGGAGCCCCGCGAGCCGAAGCCCGAGGAGCCCGACACGGGCCGGGGCTCGCTGCGGCTGACCGTGAAGGACTTCCGCCTGGAGGACGGCTACGTCGACTTCCAGGCCGAGGCCGCCGAGGGCGCCGAGGCCCAGCACGTGCGGCTGGAGGACTTCGACGCCTCGGGCGCCGCCAGCTACGCGGCGGCCAAGGTGGCCTTCGACGCGCGGCTGGAGGCCACCGGCGGCCTGGCGCTCCCGGTGAGCGGCCCGGTGAAGCTGTCGCTCCGGGGCCAGGGCGAGGAGGAGAACCTCTCCGCGGACGTGAACCTCACCATCGCCGGCCTGGAGGCCGTGGCCCGCGGCGGCATGCGCGGCATGAGCGACCTCTGGGCGGAGATTCAGCGCGTGTCGCTGGCGCCGGAGACCGCGCGCGCCTTCGTGCCCACCTACCCGCTGCTCGTCCCCGTGACGCTCCAGGGCAACGGCCAGAAGCAGGGGGACGTAGCCCGGACGAACCTGGAGGTGAAGGCGGGCAAGGCCTCGGTGCACCTGGACGGCTCGTTCAACCTGCTGACGATGCGCTCGGACGGCGTGTCCCTGAAGGCGCGCGACATCGACCTGTCGGAGCTGGTGGAGAACGGCCCGCCCACCGCCATCGTCGCGAACCTGTCCGCGCGCGGCGGCGGCACGAGCCTGGAGACGCTCGACGGCGACGTGGAGCTGACCGTGTCGCCCTCGAAGTTCCGCGAGCAGCCCCTGGGCCCGGTGGACCTGCGCGCGAGCGCCAAGGACGGCCATTACACGCTGTCGCACCTGCGGGTGCTGGTGCCGGGCGCCTCGCTGGACGCGCGCGGCCAGGGCACCCTCGACAACATTCAATTGAAGGGCAGCCTGAGCGCCTCGGATCTCGCCGTGCTGGGGCAGACGGTGGGCAAGCTGGGCCCGGGCCCCGCGCTGCCCCTGTCCGGCAGCGGCGCGCTGGACTTCCAGGTGAAGGGGCCGCTGCGCACCCCGGCGATGACGGCCTCGGGCACCTTCTCCTCGCTGGCCTACGCGGACACGGCCCTCAAGGACTTCAACCTCAAGGCCTCGCTGCCGGATGTGACCCAGCCCCTGTCCGTGGATGCCTCGCTGGTGGTGGGCGAGCTGAGCACGGGGGGCCGCACCTTCCAGAACCTCTCGGCCACCGTCGTCACCCAGGACCGGGACCTGAAGGCCAGCGTGAGCACCCAGGGCGAGGTGGAGCTGAACCTCAGCCTGGCGGGCCTCGTGGACACGGACCAGCAGGGCCTGGCGGTGAACGCCCTGACGCTGGCCTACCCGGAGGCCACCTGGCGGCTGCAGAGCCCCAGCCACGTGCGCTTCGGCGGCGGCCGCATCGAGGTGAAGCCCACCCTCACCCTCGCCTCGGACGCGCAGCGGCTGGCCGTGCAGTTGCTGATGCAGGGCGAGCGCGTGGATGCGCGCGTGGACGTGGGCGCGCTCGATCTGTCGCGGCTGCCCCGGGCCTTCGTGCCTGAGTCCATGGGCCTGGGCGGCACGCTCTCCGCGCAGCTGAGCGCCAAGGGCCCGCTGTCGCGCCCGGATGCCACGTATGCCGTGTCGCTCGCCGACGGGCGCTTCCAGCAGTACACCGGCCTGGGGCTGGAGCTGAAGGGCACCTACGTGAAGGACACGGCCCAGGGCACGCTGAGCGCCCAGGTGCCCGCCGCCCAGCTCAACGCGGACTTCAAGGTGCCCGTGCAGGCGGTGCTCAAGCGCCGCAAGGACGAGCTCAACCTCCAGGTGGAGCTGTCGCGCCTGGATGTGGCCGAGGTGATGAAGCTGGCCAACCGGCCCGAGCCCGTGAAGGGGCAGCTCACCGGCCTGCTGAAGGTGACGGGCTCCGCGCGGGATCCGAAGCTGGAGTTCACCCTGAACGGCCAGGGGCTGGAGGCCAACGAGATGCTGCCCGGCCGCCGGCCGCTGAAGCCGATCGGCTTCAAGCTGGTGGCGGCCTCCCAGGCCTCGGACGGCACGTTGGACGTGCGGCTCGACGTGACCGACCTGGGCAAGGAGGCCTTCGTCACGCTCGACACCCCCTTCACGCTGGGGCAGCTCATCGCCAAGCCGCCCACCGCGGATGAGGTGATGCGCACGGTGGTAGCCCTGGAGGCTCAGCTGAGCGAGGTGCCCGTGCGGCTGCTCGCCCGCGTGGCGGGGTTCCGCGGCCGGGGCACGGAGGGCACGCTGTCCCTGAAGCTTGGGCTGAACGGCTCGGTGCTCGTGCCCCAGGGCCAGCTGGAGCTGAGCGCCCAGGGGGCCGCCTTCAATGGCCAGCGCCCGCTGGATGCGCGGCTGACCGTGCGCGGTGAGGGCAAGGACACCCGGATGGAGCTGACGGCGCAGCAGCTCGCGCCGGACGGCCAGAAGCGGCCGCTGATGGACCTGAGCGCCGTCGTCTCCGCGCCGCTGGGCGCGCTTCAGGATCCGGACGTCATCGGCTGGGTTCCCTTCCAGGTGAAGGGCCGCATCCACCCCACCCCCCTGGTCGATCTGCCAGGGCTGGCCGGCGAGGGCAGCCCCCTGCCGCAGCGGGTGAAGGGCCTCCTCTCCCTGGAGTTGAACGCGGCGGGCACTCCCGCGGCGCCCAAGATCGACCTGACCGCGGGCCTCCAGGATCTGGGCATCGATGAGAAGGCGCTCGGCCAGGCCCGCTTCCACTATGCCTACGCGAATGCCCGCTCCAACGCGGACGCGCTTCTGACGTCCCCCACCGGGGGAACCCTGCTCGTCGAGACCCAGGTGCCCCTGGACCTGTCGCTGCACGGCATGAAGCAGGCGCCCGACATGAACACCGTGCCCCTGGACGTGACGCTCCGGGCGAGGCGCTTCGACCTGGCCTTCCTCGGGGGGCTCCACGAGATGGTCCGGGACCTGGGCGGGGAGCTCGAGGCGGATGCGCGCGTCGCCGGCCAGTTGGGCGCGCCCACGCTGAAGGGCAAGGTGAACTGGAAGGACGGAAAGATCGGGCTCATGGGGTTCGGCTCGTACCGGGACATCCGGCTGGCGCTGGACGTCACCGAGGAGCGGCTCCAGTTGCAGGAGCTGTTCGCGCGCAGCGGCTCGGGCGAGCTGAAGCTCACCGCCGATGCCAAGGCCCAGCGCGGCACGTTCGAGCTGACCGGCAAGGCCCACCTCAAGGACTTCCCCGTCGTCTCCGACGACCAGCTGCTCGCCATCGTCACAATGAGGGCGGACCTGAAAGGAACGCTGCAGGAGCAGCTCGTCAACATCCGGGACTTCAACATCGCCGAGGCCACCGTTGAGCTGCCCGAGATCAAGCGCAAGGACCTTCAGCCGCTGGAGAAGGCCCAGGACATCGTCCTCGTGCGCAACGGCCTGCTCGTGAACAAGCGGCGCAAGCCCGCCACCCCGTCCTCCACGACGGGCACGGGCGGCACGGGCGGCACGGGCACCGCGGGGACCGTCGAGGAGAACGAGCAGGAGGAAAAGCCTGAGGCGCTGCGCACCTACGAGGTGCACGTGCGTGCGCCCAATCGCATCCGGGTTCGCGGCTCGGACGTGAACGTAGAGGTCGGCATGCCGCTCAACGACGTCTATATCTCCTATAAGAACGAGGCGGAGATCTTCGGCACCATCCGCGTCATCGGCGGCCGGGTAGACGCCATGGGCCGGCGCCTGGACATCCAGCGCAACAGCGAGGTGCGCTTCGGCGGCCCGCCGCTGGCGCCGTACCTGAACCTCACCGCCGAGCACAACAACGAGCGCGAGAACGTGAAGATCTTCATCCACGTGCGCGGCCAGGGCAAGGACTTCACCATCGAGCCCACCAGCGAGCCGCCCATGTCGGAGACGGAGATCTACACGCTGCTCGCCACGGGCCGCAGCACGCTGGAGCGCAACTCGGGCGCGTCCATGTCCGCGGGCGCCCAGGCGGCCTCCGTGGTGGGCTCGCTGGTGGCCTCCCAGGCCAAGCAGGCGCTGTCGGCGGAGCTGCCCCTGGACGTGTTCTCCATCGAGGCGGGCGACAGCGGCGGCCTCCAGGGCACGCGCCTGGAGGTCGGCAAGTACATCTCGGACAAGATCTACGTGGGCTACACCGGCCGCGTGGGCGAGGTGGCCAACGAGCGCCAGAACTCCAACGCCGTGCGCTTCGAGTACCAGTTCCACCCGAGCTGGAGCCTCGAAGCCAACTACGGCGACGCCCGCTCGGGTGGGTTGGACCTCATCTGGAGCAAGGACTACTGA
- a CDS encoding BamA/OMP85 family outer membrane protein has product MEAARPHLRFLLLAVSLLLASACAGKKPRPDALKVDDLEIKGTKQVSEGSIKSKILTTDTPWWEPLWPFDKGPSYFDPIAWEADRRRIERYYQSKGYYQARITSETEEEIKPEGKDAVKVQVTVREGEPTRIEAIHITGLEPLSAEHRKLATEALPLKKGDIFQEDNWNGVKELIQGRLREVGYAEAEVTGETQVDVATQLATVELRVALGPRYRFGNVFISTDPNPQVSPKRIIEQAQGAIRKGAWFSESALAEAQARVFAMGVFGAVKVNRGGPDQEAVTVPVVVDVREAPMRSVRLGGGLGIDATRQEARALAEWTNRNTFGGLRRLTVRGRVGYAFLPSFYAGDDVKSGVVGDLTTEFEQPRFLFRDLRLQASVTGEKGLEQAYSFYGGRLRAGVIWQPHPNLSIFPAYNIERFRLQGRVEGDETVPPITLGCRERDSGSSGSTSCDISLSYLETTIEWDRRDDRTEPRNGYYAALSVQAGGGPLQGDFTYIRLLPDVRYYYSFGEQQRLTVAGKLRLGTLVPYRNEETGLRQSSIVNRFFSGGGSSMRGFNSRRLSPLTPLNPDDPETTTVPVGGNSLFETSLELRYRVTESLVVATFWDTGSVSTDSLSFGRNSPLNNRLYHALGLGLRYLTLVGPIRVDIARRLNIGPPLPIEPSGSTYTLPSSGTCFGLGGKKREYAGAPDGLCTIQLSIGEAF; this is encoded by the coding sequence GTGGAAGCCGCCCGTCCCCATCTCCGTTTTCTGCTGCTCGCCGTTTCCCTGCTGCTGGCCAGCGCCTGTGCCGGAAAGAAGCCCCGGCCCGATGCCCTCAAGGTCGATGACCTTGAAATCAAGGGCACCAAACAGGTCAGCGAGGGCAGCATCAAGTCGAAGATCCTCACCACGGACACGCCGTGGTGGGAGCCGCTGTGGCCCTTCGACAAGGGCCCCTCCTACTTCGATCCCATCGCGTGGGAAGCGGACCGGCGGCGCATCGAGCGCTACTACCAATCGAAGGGGTACTACCAGGCCCGCATCACCTCGGAGACCGAGGAGGAGATAAAGCCCGAGGGTAAGGACGCGGTGAAGGTCCAGGTCACGGTGCGCGAGGGCGAGCCCACGCGCATCGAGGCCATCCACATCACCGGCCTGGAGCCCCTGAGCGCGGAGCACCGCAAGCTCGCCACGGAGGCGCTGCCCCTGAAGAAGGGCGACATCTTCCAGGAGGACAACTGGAACGGGGTGAAGGAGCTCATCCAGGGGCGGCTGCGGGAAGTGGGCTACGCCGAGGCGGAGGTGACGGGCGAGACCCAGGTGGACGTCGCCACGCAGCTGGCCACGGTGGAGCTGCGGGTGGCCCTGGGCCCGCGCTACCGCTTCGGCAACGTGTTCATCTCCACGGACCCCAACCCCCAGGTGAGCCCCAAGCGCATCATCGAGCAGGCGCAAGGCGCCATCCGCAAGGGCGCGTGGTTCAGCGAGTCGGCGCTCGCCGAGGCCCAGGCCCGCGTGTTCGCCATGGGCGTGTTCGGCGCGGTGAAGGTCAACCGGGGCGGGCCCGACCAGGAAGCCGTCACGGTGCCCGTGGTGGTGGACGTGCGCGAGGCCCCCATGCGCTCGGTGCGGCTGGGCGGCGGTCTGGGCATCGACGCCACGCGCCAGGAGGCGCGCGCCCTGGCCGAGTGGACCAACCGCAACACCTTCGGCGGGCTGCGCCGGCTCACCGTCCGGGGCCGCGTGGGCTACGCCTTCCTGCCCTCCTTCTATGCGGGCGATGACGTGAAGAGCGGCGTGGTGGGAGACCTCACCACCGAGTTCGAGCAGCCGCGCTTCCTCTTCCGGGACCTGCGCCTGCAAGCCTCGGTCACCGGCGAGAAGGGCCTGGAGCAGGCGTACTCGTTCTACGGCGGACGGCTGCGCGCGGGCGTCATCTGGCAGCCTCACCCGAACCTCTCCATCTTCCCCGCCTACAACATCGAGCGCTTCCGGCTCCAGGGGCGCGTGGAGGGCGACGAGACGGTGCCCCCCATCACCCTGGGCTGCCGCGAGCGGGACTCGGGGAGTTCCGGGAGCACCTCGTGCGACATCTCCCTGAGCTACCTGGAGACCACCATCGAGTGGGACCGGCGGGATGACCGGACCGAGCCGCGCAACGGCTACTACGCGGCCCTGTCCGTCCAGGCGGGCGGTGGGCCCCTCCAGGGCGACTTCACGTACATCCGCCTGCTGCCCGACGTGCGCTACTACTACTCCTTCGGCGAGCAGCAGCGGCTCACCGTGGCGGGCAAGCTGCGCCTGGGCACGCTCGTTCCCTATAGGAACGAGGAGACAGGCTTGCGGCAGAGCTCCATCGTCAACCGCTTCTTCTCGGGCGGTGGCTCGTCCATGCGCGGCTTCAACAGCCGGCGCCTCTCGCCGCTCACCCCGCTGAACCCGGATGATCCCGAGACGACGACGGTGCCCGTGGGCGGCAACAGCCTGTTCGAGACTTCCCTGGAACTCCGCTACCGGGTGACGGAGAGCCTGGTGGTGGCCACCTTCTGGGACACGGGCTCGGTGAGCACGGACTCCCTGTCCTTCGGGCGCAACTCCCCCCTCAACAACCGGCTGTACCACGCGCTGGGCCTGGGGTTGCGCTACCTGACATTGGTAGGACCCATCCGGGTGGACATTGCCCGGCGGTTGAATATCGGCCCCCCCTTGCCCATCGAGCCTTCCGGCTCCACATACACCCTGCCCAGTTCCGGAACATGTTTCGGCCTGGGCGGTAAGAAACGTGAGTACGCGGGCGCCCCTGACGGGCTCTGCACGATTCAGCTGTCCATTGGAGAAGCATTTTGA
- a CDS encoding 4-alpha-glucanotransferase, which yields MLPTGRLSGLLLPVFSFRSRTDFGIGDFGAMPGLFKWMNEARQKILMVLPLLPTAPGDPSPYATRSAFGLNPLFIDLKALPEFQATGGENALTDEQKRQLAEARAAPRVRYDLVFPLKDAAFARAFEHFEQKEWAAKSPRAQQFQAWREAQGEWVESYALFTAISEDQQRRAWWEWPEPLRTRQPEAIRAESARLERRVRYHAWLQWVAEQQWNAVREDAKARGILLCGDEPFIIGQDSSDVWAHPDILRRDARLGVPPDDFSATGQDWGLPYFDFAAMEKDDYRWLKSRAVKAASYYDLRRVDHAVGYFRQWIRDEQTPTGRFIPPDEESHKRLGEKLFRLLSQDAGIVAEDLGVIPPFVRQILATLGLPGYRVMRWERDDMTYRHPHQYPAVSLVTTGTHDTEPMADWWEAARDDERAAVARTWPEFQGVEVSPKFNAEIHRAMLAAALNSSSNLCVLPWQDILGTRDRINLPGTMSDSNWAYRISQNVEELLEDPQSRASAERLAWLTASARR from the coding sequence ATGCTCCCTACCGGTCGGCTCTCCGGCCTTCTGCTGCCCGTTTTTTCGTTCCGCTCGCGCACTGACTTCGGCATTGGCGACTTCGGCGCGATGCCTGGCCTGTTCAAATGGATGAACGAGGCCCGTCAGAAAATCCTGATGGTGCTGCCGCTGCTGCCCACCGCGCCCGGCGACCCCAGCCCTTACGCCACGCGCTCGGCGTTCGGCCTCAACCCGCTCTTCATCGACCTGAAGGCCCTGCCGGAGTTCCAGGCCACCGGCGGCGAGAACGCGCTGACGGACGAGCAGAAGCGCCAGCTCGCCGAGGCCCGTGCCGCCCCGCGCGTGCGCTATGACTTGGTGTTCCCGCTCAAGGACGCCGCGTTCGCCCGGGCCTTCGAGCACTTCGAGCAGAAGGAGTGGGCCGCCAAGAGCCCGCGGGCCCAGCAGTTCCAGGCGTGGCGCGAGGCCCAGGGCGAGTGGGTGGAGAGCTACGCGCTGTTCACCGCCATCTCCGAGGACCAGCAGCGCCGGGCCTGGTGGGAGTGGCCCGAGCCCCTGCGCACGCGCCAGCCCGAGGCCATCCGGGCCGAGAGCGCCCGGCTGGAGCGCCGCGTGCGCTACCACGCCTGGCTGCAGTGGGTGGCCGAGCAGCAGTGGAACGCGGTGCGCGAGGACGCCAAGGCGCGCGGCATCCTGCTGTGCGGCGACGAGCCGTTCATCATCGGCCAGGACAGCTCGGATGTGTGGGCCCACCCGGACATCCTGCGCCGCGATGCGCGCCTGGGCGTGCCGCCCGATGACTTCTCCGCCACCGGCCAGGACTGGGGCCTGCCCTACTTCGACTTCGCCGCGATGGAGAAGGACGACTACCGCTGGCTCAAGTCGCGCGCCGTCAAGGCCGCCAGCTACTACGACTTGCGCCGGGTGGACCACGCGGTGGGCTACTTCCGCCAGTGGATCCGCGACGAGCAGACGCCCACCGGGCGCTTCATCCCCCCGGACGAGGAGAGCCACAAGCGCCTGGGCGAGAAGCTCTTCCGCCTGCTGTCCCAGGATGCCGGCATCGTCGCCGAGGACCTGGGCGTGATTCCGCCCTTCGTGCGCCAGATCCTCGCCACCCTGGGCCTGCCCGGCTACCGGGTAATGCGCTGGGAGCGGGACGACATGACGTACCGCCACCCGCACCAGTACCCGGCCGTGTCGCTGGTCACCACGGGCACCCACGACACGGAGCCCATGGCCGACTGGTGGGAGGCCGCCCGGGACGACGAGCGGGCCGCGGTGGCCCGCACCTGGCCGGAGTTCCAGGGCGTGGAGGTCTCCCCCAAGTTCAACGCGGAGATCCACCGGGCCATGCTGGCCGCCGCGCTCAACTCCAGCAGCAACCTGTGCGTGCTGCCCTGGCAGGACATCCTGGGCACGCGCGACCGCATCAACCTGCCGGGCACCATGAGCGACAGCAACTGGGCCTACCGCATCTCCCAGAACGTGGAGGAGCTGCTGGAGGACCCGCAGTCGCGCGCCTCGGCCGAGCGCCTGGCCTGGCTCACCGCCTCCGCGCGCCGCTGA
- a CDS encoding TetR/AcrR family transcriptional regulator C-terminal domain-containing protein, producing the protein MRIQRDQVVQAALKLLDEAGLEGVTMRKLAQRLNIQAPSLYWHFASKQALLEGMADALIAPVARTVAPQARWEEVATTVATELRRALTARRDGAQVFAGIYAVTENVLRVSDVLMGALRGAGASSQSASWGCFSLLYYVLGFAMEEQALDPRWNPDGVGLPQRREEFAAFAPRFPHVLATLEATLDPDLEARFAFGLRCLLTGLGTALEC; encoded by the coding sequence ATGCGCATCCAGAGAGACCAGGTGGTGCAGGCCGCGCTCAAGCTGCTGGACGAGGCGGGCCTCGAAGGGGTCACCATGCGCAAGCTGGCGCAGCGGCTGAACATCCAGGCCCCGTCGCTCTACTGGCACTTCGCCAGCAAGCAGGCGCTGCTGGAGGGCATGGCGGATGCGCTCATCGCGCCGGTGGCGCGCACCGTGGCGCCCCAGGCGCGCTGGGAAGAGGTGGCCACCACGGTGGCCACCGAGCTGCGGCGGGCGCTGACGGCACGCCGGGATGGCGCGCAGGTCTTCGCGGGCATCTACGCCGTCACGGAGAACGTGCTGCGCGTGAGCGACGTCCTGATGGGGGCCCTGCGGGGCGCGGGGGCTTCCTCCCAGAGCGCGTCCTGGGGGTGCTTCTCCCTCCTCTATTACGTGCTCGGCTTCGCCATGGAGGAGCAGGCGCTGGACCCGCGGTGGAACCCGGACGGGGTGGGGCTGCCCCAGCGCCGCGAGGAGTTCGCCGCCTTCGCCCCGCGCTTTCCCCACGTCCTGGCCACGCTGGAGGCCACGCTGGACCCGGACCTCGAGGCCCGCTTCGCCTTCGGGTTGCGCTGCCTCCTCACCGGGCTCGGCACGGCCCTGGAGTGTTGA